The DNA segment GGCGAAGAGTCAGTACGCATCAATCGCTTTAGCAGCGTCGCACCACAAGTACAATATGCACCCGCACCGATTGCGGCACCAGTAGCAGCGGCACCTATCGCACCAGCGGCAGCTGTTGAAGCGGTACCAGCAGAAGTAGCAGGCCATCAGGTTCTCTCTCCTATGGTTGGCACTTTCTATAATGCCGCATCGCCCGGCGCAGCACCTTTTGTAACGATTGGCCAAACTGTCAATGTTGGCGATACGCTATGTATCTTAGAAGCGATGAAGATGATGAATCAAATCGAATCAGATAAAGCCGGCGTAGTTAAAGCTATCCTAGCGACAGACGGTCAAGCTATTGAGTTTGATGAACCACTTTTCATCATTGAATAACTACGAGGTTTCCAATGTTGGATAAAGTTGTTATCGCCAATCGCGGCGAAATTGCACTACGTATTCTTCGCGCTTGTAAAGAAATGGGTATTAAAACGGTAGCCGTACACTCAACAGCCGATCGTGAACTAAAGCATGTATTACTGGCTGATGAAACAGTTTGTATCGGTAAACCTGCCGCCGCAG comes from the Moritella yayanosii genome and includes:
- the accB gene encoding acetyl-CoA carboxylase biotin carboxyl carrier protein — protein: MDIRKIKKLIELVEESGIAELEISEGEESVRINRFSSVAPQVQYAPAPIAAPVAAAPIAPAAAVEAVPAEVAGHQVLSPMVGTFYNAASPGAAPFVTIGQTVNVGDTLCILEAMKMMNQIESDKAGVVKAILATDGQAIEFDEPLFIIE